From a single Bacillus gobiensis genomic region:
- a CDS encoding NAD(P)H-dependent oxidoreductase, with amino-acid sequence MKTLVIVSHPSIETSVINKRWVEELKKYSEKYTVRELYKVYPDGNIDVEKEQKLVESHGKLVLQFPIYWFNSPPLLKKWFDEVLAYGWAYGSNGGDKLRNRKVALSVSAGIKKEDYSEEGRYRYTLEQLLSPIETTFLYCNADYRSFFAFYGKENEPGGNEEEENEPGTSELEKSAQDYLNFVDNL; translated from the coding sequence TTGAAAACTCTTGTTATCGTTTCACACCCAAGTATAGAAACATCCGTCATTAATAAGCGATGGGTAGAAGAACTCAAAAAATATTCAGAAAAGTATACTGTTCGCGAATTGTATAAGGTTTACCCGGATGGAAACATAGACGTGGAAAAAGAACAAAAATTGGTTGAATCACATGGTAAACTTGTTTTGCAGTTCCCTATATATTGGTTTAATTCTCCGCCTCTCCTTAAAAAATGGTTTGACGAAGTTTTAGCTTATGGATGGGCTTATGGTTCAAATGGAGGGGATAAATTAAGGAATCGTAAAGTTGCTTTAAGTGTGTCTGCAGGAATTAAAAAAGAAGATTATAGTGAAGAGGGAAGATATCGATATACACTTGAACAATTATTATCTCCTATTGAAACTACCTTCCTATACTGCAATGCTGATTATCGTTCGTTCTTTGCGTTTTATGGCAAAGAAAATGAGCCTGGTGGAAACGAAGAAGAGGAAAATGAGCCGGGTACAAGCGAATTGGAAAAAAGCGCACAAGATTATTTGAATTTTGTTGACAACCTGTAA
- a CDS encoding methylated-DNA--[protein]-cysteine S-methyltransferase: MEQTINQIIYWSRYTSKIGRFYLAATINGLCFMGSPNKGIEELENWANKRFPTYELVQDDKRLEPYKQELEEYFIGERRTFSMPVDVEGTPFQMKIWAALKEIPYGETITYSQIANMINKPSAVRAVGTAIGRNPLLVSVPCHRVVGKDGSLTGYRGGLEMKKSLLQLEQKQGRH, from the coding sequence ATGGAACAAACCATTAACCAAATTATTTATTGGTCTCGGTATACGAGTAAGATCGGTCGGTTTTATCTTGCTGCTACGATAAATGGCTTATGTTTTATGGGGTCGCCAAATAAAGGCATCGAAGAATTGGAGAATTGGGCTAACAAACGTTTTCCAACGTACGAACTGGTTCAAGACGATAAGAGGCTTGAACCTTATAAACAAGAGCTTGAAGAATATTTCATAGGAGAACGGCGAACATTTTCCATGCCTGTAGATGTTGAAGGGACACCTTTTCAAATGAAAATTTGGGCAGCTCTTAAGGAAATTCCATATGGAGAAACGATTACCTACTCACAAATTGCCAATATGATCAACAAACCGTCCGCAGTACGGGCAGTTGGAACTGCGATCGGCAGAAATCCTCTACTCGTATCCGTACCATGCCATCGTGTAGTTGGTAAAGATGGATCATTAACAGGATATAGGGGCGGGTTAGAAATGAAGAAATCATTGCTTCAGCTGGAGCAAAAACAAGGGAGGCATTAA
- a CDS encoding 2OG-Fe(II) oxygenase, which translates to MANQLAESIKSIEWESTHQTLDEQGFAKLPALLSREQCEEVINRYDDDSLYRTTINMERYRFGEGQYRYFDTPLPSLIQEIRTAFYPELAKAANRWLVYLKKEPAYPETLDDFLKKCHEKEQTRTTPLILKYEPGGYNCLHQDLYGDVYFPFQVVFALNQLEKDYTGGESLLVEQRPRAQSRGHVITLEQGEALIFPTNHRPVKGKNGYYRNTVRHGVSTLTSGIRYGMGIIFHDAK; encoded by the coding sequence ATGGCGAATCAATTGGCTGAATCCATTAAAAGCATTGAATGGGAATCAACTCATCAAACTCTCGATGAACAAGGATTTGCCAAACTCCCAGCTTTGTTGAGCAGGGAACAATGTGAAGAAGTGATCAATCGTTATGATGATGATTCCCTCTATCGTACAACGATCAATATGGAAAGATATCGTTTCGGGGAAGGACAGTACAGATACTTTGACACGCCGCTTCCATCACTGATTCAGGAGATACGCACCGCATTTTATCCAGAACTCGCGAAAGCAGCTAACCGCTGGCTGGTATATTTGAAGAAAGAGCCAGCTTATCCGGAAACTTTGGATGACTTTCTTAAAAAATGCCACGAGAAAGAACAGACCAGAACTACTCCGCTCATTCTAAAATATGAGCCAGGCGGGTATAACTGCCTTCATCAGGATTTATATGGCGATGTGTACTTCCCTTTCCAGGTGGTGTTCGCTTTAAACCAACTTGAGAAGGACTATACCGGAGGAGAATCTCTGCTTGTTGAGCAAAGGCCGCGGGCGCAAAGCCGCGGACATGTAATTACACTCGAGCAAGGGGAGGCTTTGATATTCCCGACAAACCATCGTCCAGTAAAAGGGAAAAATGGCTACTATCGGAATACGGTTCGTCATGGGGTAAGTACACTCACATCCGGGATTCGTTATGGGATGGGCATTATTTTTCACGATGCAAAGTAG
- a CDS encoding bifunctional transcriptional activator/DNA repair enzyme AdaA, whose product MKSRIPDNYWKAIMENDAAFDNTFYYAVKTTGIFCRPSCKSRPPNKENVRIFNNTEQALLENFRPCKRCRPSGLRLPDEEWIQQVTEWIDANYSEPLTLNLIAESSHGSPYHLQRTFKRMKGMSPTEYIQQVRIDKAAYYLKTTNESVTNIGSAVGYPNTAYFVTLFKKRMKQTPSEYRKNHKGNQ is encoded by the coding sequence ATGAAATCCAGAATTCCAGATAACTATTGGAAAGCGATTATGGAAAATGATGCAGCCTTTGACAACACATTTTATTATGCTGTAAAGACGACAGGCATATTTTGTCGTCCGTCATGCAAATCAAGACCTCCTAATAAAGAAAACGTTCGAATTTTCAACAATACTGAGCAGGCACTGTTGGAGAATTTCCGCCCCTGTAAACGATGCAGGCCAAGTGGGTTGCGTTTGCCGGACGAGGAATGGATCCAGCAAGTGACAGAATGGATTGATGCCAACTATAGCGAGCCGCTTACCTTGAATTTGATAGCGGAGTCAAGTCATGGAAGCCCTTACCATTTGCAGCGAACGTTCAAACGAATGAAGGGTATGAGTCCAACAGAATATATTCAGCAGGTTCGAATAGACAAGGCAGCGTATTACCTTAAAACAACCAACGAATCTGTAACGAATATAGGTTCAGCTGTAGGATATCCGAATACTGCTTATTTTGTCACGTTATTCAAAAAAAGAATGAAGCAAACCCCTTCAGAGTACCGGAAAAATCACAAAGGAAACCAATGA
- a CDS encoding glycosyl hydrolase family 18 protein, with the protein MKKSFTLIFSLTLVLTACTGNNENSGEAQDQTNPQPRVHQIKTETNQSKTKEVNPSETAHGNHTIDSIGFLEPVDPKQAVSEVNNVGKHLSYVAFFSYRAQEDGNLIPIKDDEALPATRKNGAAAMMVVTNFTEGNFSPDVAHKIFTDKTASKRFIQKVIQTMKAKGYKALNIDFEHIRAEDRDLYNGFLETLIPQVRKAGFKVSTALAPKTSDEQSGPWHGAHDYKHHGEIADFVILMTYEWGWSGGPPMAVSPIPQVKKVIDYALSVIPREKIVMGAPLYGYDWTLPYEKGGKFAKRIAPKEAAELAIKEGAEIKFDNEAQAPHFNYRDDNNKEHTVWYENEQSAQAKFNLVKEYRLRGIAYWVLGEPFPQNWSMLEDQFTIKKEQ; encoded by the coding sequence GTGAAAAAATCCTTTACCTTAATATTCTCCCTCACCCTCGTTCTTACGGCGTGTACAGGAAATAATGAAAATTCGGGAGAAGCACAGGACCAAACGAATCCGCAGCCAAGAGTTCATCAGATTAAGACAGAAACAAATCAATCCAAAACTAAAGAAGTGAATCCTTCGGAAACTGCACACGGAAACCATACAATTGACAGTATTGGATTTCTAGAGCCAGTTGATCCCAAACAAGCTGTTTCAGAAGTAAATAATGTTGGAAAGCATTTGTCTTACGTCGCTTTTTTTAGCTATAGGGCTCAGGAAGACGGAAATTTAATCCCTATTAAAGATGATGAGGCACTTCCTGCGACGCGAAAAAACGGTGCAGCCGCAATGATGGTTGTTACCAATTTTACAGAAGGAAACTTCTCTCCGGATGTTGCACACAAAATTTTTACAGACAAAACGGCATCTAAACGATTTATCCAGAAGGTTATTCAAACAATGAAAGCAAAAGGTTATAAAGCACTTAACATTGATTTTGAACACATTCGGGCTGAGGACCGCGATCTCTATAATGGATTTCTAGAAACACTCATCCCACAAGTTCGAAAAGCAGGATTCAAAGTCTCAACTGCCCTTGCTCCAAAAACAAGCGATGAACAAAGCGGTCCGTGGCATGGGGCACATGATTACAAACACCATGGAGAAATTGCGGATTTTGTGATATTGATGACCTATGAATGGGGCTGGTCTGGCGGTCCTCCGATGGCGGTATCACCTATTCCGCAGGTTAAAAAAGTAATCGATTATGCATTATCAGTCATACCTAGAGAGAAAATTGTGATGGGAGCACCACTCTACGGCTATGATTGGACGCTGCCGTATGAAAAGGGAGGCAAATTCGCCAAGAGAATTGCACCAAAGGAAGCGGCAGAATTAGCGATAAAAGAAGGCGCAGAAATCAAGTTCGATAACGAAGCTCAAGCTCCTCATTTTAATTACAGGGATGACAATAATAAGGAACACACCGTTTGGTATGAAAATGAACAAAGTGCCCAAGCAAAATTTAATCTTGTGAAAGAGTATCGACTTCGCGGTATCGCCTATTGGGTTTTAGGAGAACCTTTCCCGCAGAATTGGTCAATGCTGGAAGACCAATTTACCATTAAAAAAGAACAATAA
- a CDS encoding alpha/beta hydrolase — translation MKKQVIFIHSAGEQGALQGSSRLAEYLHDELDEWYRLLLPKMPFPENPKYELWREKLDQELSALDGEVILIGHSLGGSVLIKYLSEEAFDLSIIGLFLIAAPYWSKDDTDWHSSEFMLPENFASKLPQISKIFLYHSSNDEIVPVSHLNHFKEKLSDATARVLPGNEHFFYEGLPEIVDDLKNF, via the coding sequence ATGAAAAAGCAAGTAATTTTCATTCATAGTGCTGGAGAACAAGGGGCACTGCAAGGAAGCAGCCGCTTAGCTGAATATTTACATGATGAGCTGGATGAATGGTATCGTTTATTGCTTCCGAAAATGCCTTTTCCGGAAAATCCAAAATACGAGTTGTGGAGAGAGAAGCTTGATCAAGAACTGTCAGCATTGGATGGGGAAGTGATTCTCATCGGTCATTCGTTGGGAGGATCTGTTCTGATTAAATATCTTTCCGAAGAAGCTTTTGATCTATCCATCATTGGATTATTTTTGATTGCAGCACCCTACTGGAGCAAAGATGATACGGATTGGCACAGCAGCGAATTCATGCTGCCTGAAAATTTTGCTTCAAAGCTTCCGCAAATCTCAAAGATATTCCTCTACCATAGTTCTAATGATGAAATTGTACCGGTTTCACATCTAAATCATTTCAAAGAAAAACTTTCTGATGCAACTGCGCGTGTTCTTCCAGGTAATGAGCATTTTTTTTACGAAGGATTACCCGAGATTGTTGATGACCTCAAAAACTTTTAG